The nucleotide sequence GTGGACAAATTCCTTAATATCAAGAGTTAGCTCCAGGGCTTCCATTTGTTTTTTTGAAATTTCCAGATAAGAGGATTCAAACTTCGGATATGGGTCTTTTGAAGAGAAAAGGGTCATTACTTTGTTGTCGTGATTGAATTTATATCCCATGCACGGTTCATGGCCTCTTATTATCAACTTGGTGTTAGTATGATTTAGCCAATTCTTTGTAATATTGATTCCAAAGTATTTACCCAATCCCCTATTTGAGGCCTGCCAATCTCGACCCGTAAATTCCCGAGGATCATTCCAAAGTATTTCTTCTAATAATCCGTCGTCTGATTTCATATCAGATAGTTTAAATTTATAATTTCTAAAAAACTCGATATCTTCTACCACAGGCAGGCCTCCATGAACCAAAAGAGAAAACCCTTTTATTTCGCAAATACCAGAAAGTGAATCAAAAAACGGCACCATTGTATTTGTATAGAGTGTTTTGCCAGAATCATCAAATTTATTTTGGAGATCCCGGAGAAAATCAAAGGCTGAGAATGGAAATCGATGATACGCTTCATGATTACCTCTGAGCATAAACATATTGTTAGGAAATGAAGATTTAATACAACATAAGAAAAGCAATACTTCCATAGAATAATTACCTCGATCAATATAATCTCCCAACAAAATCAGTATGTTTGACTCGGTCTTTAAATAATCTTCATAGTTAATCTTATTCATTATCTTTTCCAGTGAAGTAAAATCACCATGTAGGTCTCCAACCACCACTAAATTATCTGGCATTTGAAAATTAAGATAGTCACCTGAACTCATCCCAATATTTGAAAAGAAGCCCTGGAGTTTTTGATCATTGTGAATTGACGTTATATTTTCAATTAACTCTCTACTTTCCTCAAGGGTATAATCAAAAACAGAAAATAGATTATCCATTTGATAATGTTACGATTTGATTAAATTAAATTTATTGACGAATGCAGATAACATATGATCAAAGAACAGGACGCCATTCCACAAACAGGTGGGAACTATCGATAATAGTTTCAAATAAGATTATATCATTATTCACTAGTTGAATCAGAATATTTTTTCCTACCAAGTTCATTTTAAAGTGTATGCCTTTCTCTAAGAAGTGGAGATTTAAGTTCCGTTCAGGGTGCTTGACTATAATCACATTCGTAGCAAAGCTATCTTGTAATACATCTAAGAAAGATTCATCATTGATGAGTGATAATAAATTAGAAGCATTTAGAATGTTTAGTATATTCGTTTCATCTTGAAAAGGGATAGAATTATATTGTTTTGAATTCGTGGATGTCTCCGAACTTAATTTTATTGTATGTTTTAACTTTTCAAGATTGATTCTGTTATCGCCTCCATGTAATCCTTCCTTCTCGTAGCTGTCCCTAAGGATTCCAGATGAGCCTGCAAAATCAATCTCTTGTTTTAATAATTTGTCTCTAACTTTTTCTGCAGACAAGTGATAACTCAAGATTTTCTCACACAAAAACTTGAAATCTGGCCCAAAATTATTTAACATCATTTTATTATTGGTTTTATTCATCCAAAAACAAAGTGGTTTTAATAATAAAGATATCAACACTTCATTATTAATATCATTTCTCACAAAAATCGAAATGAAATTGTTCTCTATAAAAAGTTCTTTTACATCAAAATCGAAGGTCTTCGATTTTGACTTGTTTGATGGTTTACTGACGGTCAAATTTGACCTCTCATAAAAGGGTTTTATTTTTTCAAAGGCTGAAAACAAGTTCAAATCCTTAACCAAGTCGGATGTGTAAAACACCCCGTTGTATAATGAATAAGAGTAACTACTACACTTTATTGGTAACCCTCTGAGTTTATTTATTGTCAATTGTCTGTTGTTAGTAGATTCAAATATAATGTTATCCAAAGTAATAACTCCATCAACAATTGAATCTAATATTCCAAGATCGAAAGTTTCGCTTAGAAAGATTAATTTAGCACCTGCCCTCTCCCTCCAAATCTGCAACACTCTCTCATTATTTAGTCTAGACTCTCGATCCATAAATGAGGCTATAGTGTCCCACGTATCGATTATTATAACAGGAGATTTTACATCCATTAACTGATTAGTAATTCTTTCAAATAATGATTCAGGTTCATCTAGCCTGGCATCTTCAAATCTATAGCCAGATTTATTCTCATCTTTGGAGAAAAATTTTTCCACCCAAGGGTAATAAAATAATAGTTGTTTTAGAGATAGACGAGTAGAAATATAAAAGTAGTTACTATCATCGTTAAGATTATCTAATAGAGTCAGTGCGAATGTAGTTTTACCAGTTCCAGGTTTACCTTTTATAAGTAACGAATATGATTCGTTCTTGACAAATTTGAGGAGCTCAGATGGCAGATGACCCACTGTATTTCTCTTGCTCCGTCTCGGTCTATCGAAGTCCGTATTATTAATGCTATTGTTATCATCATTGACAGTATTTCTGTTGTTCTCGGACATTCCTTAATACATGTAGTCTAAGATATTCTATTAACAATTCTGAACTATCAACTATAAAAAATTAGTATACAAAAACCTACCAAGGATTCATATTTTTCTGAAATCTGATAGAATCGATTAGACCCTCAGCGTACCCGACGCTTAATATAGCTAGTTCAAGCTTCCCTTGGTTGTAAAAAATTTGTGCATCGAGCAGATAGTTCTCGGCATTTTCAATCACAGGTGTATAATCTTTTGACAGTCCAGATAACTCAGTTTTAATAAGCTGATACATGTTATCAACGGCGGCTTTTGTATTGGGGATGTATTTGTTTAACATCCTATGAGCGAGTCTGGAAATACGCTCAGTATTATCAGTTGGGTCATCAAACATACTAGTAAGATATTTGATCGAATCTACTTCGGTAAAATGCAATTTTCCAGGAATAATAATCGAATTGGGCCCACCATCATATTCTAACTTCAATAGTGACTTTATTTTTCCGGAACTAAATGTTGACTCCTTATGTCCTATTTTAGTGGCTACCAGTCCATAGGTTTCAACAGAAAGATTCAGTAGTTTGATTTCTTTTTCTCTCTCAAGTAAGAGATCTATTACTCGGCTGGGAGACAAGAAAAAGGGATTAGAACTTGATTGAAAATTATTTTTTCCGTCATCATTATTGTACTCTGTAAGTATCAGTGTATGAAGCCCTAGGCACATGTTCTCATAGATTGTATTATAGACTGTTATTGAAGACATTGGATCGTCCATCATGGTGACCATCTTCCCAAATTTGTAAGGTTGAAGCCCAGATTCACCCATTAATGAAAGAATCCCAGAAGAAGAATGAACAACTTTAAACTCTATGGATTGTTTTCTCGCCCTCACAAGTAGTTCATTGTAAGTAGTTGCTACCAACGGGTCCCCGTAGACTAGAATACAAACATTGGAATTCCGAGCATTTTTAAGGATCTCTCTTCCATCTTCGATAAACCACCTCTTAATGAATTTAATTTCGATATCGTTTGTTGATCTTGAACCGCTTGTATTTCGTAATATATAAGATAGATTTTTCACAAATTCATCTGAAATAAATCCGGTAAATCTTTCAACATATACAATATCACTATTTTTTAATATTTCCATAGATCCAAGCGATAAGGATTCGAACTCATTAATACCGATGCCAATTATATACAACATTTTCTAATATTAATTCATTCTAGTAATTATTCTAATTTATATCAATTTATAATCCATGTCACAAGCCCTACATCAGCTGTTTGAATTTGATTTTTCTTGAAGATTCTTGTGAAGCCTAACCATGTTTAATAATGCGGCCTTGTAAATTTCTATACCAGTCAAGTAGTCAGGAACAAACACTTTTTCGTCAATTGTATGAGATGAATGAGGGTCGCCAGGCCCGTAAGTCACGACAGGGATATTTAAGACATTTCCCAAGATATTCATGTCACCCGTTCCAGTTTTCTTTAATAATAACGGTCTTTTTTTTCTTTGATCCAAGATGGATAAAACTAAGGCTCGTACTAACGGGGAAGACACGTTTGCTTGAAAGGGATCGGTTTTATCCTCTACTCGGTATTTAATCTTTACACCTTTAATGAAATCTTTAACCTCATTTATGCGTCTATCAATCAATTCTAATACTTTATCACAAGATAAATTCGTGGGAATACGAATATCTATAGTTATTCTACATTTTTGTGGAGTAACATTATGACTCGTGCCTCCATTTATTTCGGTAACGCTATAGCTTATCTGATCAGCCTTATTTTTTCCGTTAGTGATCGCCTGGTTCCGAAATACACTTTTCAATTCTTTCCACACATGATATATTTCATCAATTGCGTTTAATGACAACCAAGGGGCACTCGCATGAGCACTGTTATCAACATCACACATCAGACGAATTTCAAGGCGACCTTTATACGATATAGTGATATTTTCTATTCCGCTGGGTTCTCCAAATATAGCATAGTCAGGATTTAAGGTGGTATCTTTTACCAGATTTTTTATCCCTGTAGCATTACCCTCTTCGTCAACGACAGCAGCAAAAATAATTGTCCCCGCTTGTTTTGGAAAGTCCGCTGCTGCCAATAACATTGAAACCAACGGAGCCTTTGCATCAGAAGCACCGCGGCCGTACAGATAATCACCCTCAAGCCTTACAGGTATGTTCCCTGGGACGGTATCCATGTGGCCGCAGAGCAGAATAATAGGTTCCCCGTTTCCTCTAACTGCTACCATGTTTCCAACGCTGTCAATGTTAGCCGTTTCAAATCCTAAATCCATACAAGTGTCTTTCAAGAAATTGGCAAGTTGGGATTCGGATCTGGATGGAGTATAAATTTCTAAAGTATTTTTTAATAGTTCTATAGCAAAATTTGGTGATACCATTTTCTAGATTCTTATTTTTTAAGAATATTAACCATATAATCCACAATTAAACCAGGTATATCAACCCCGGTTACTCGCACAGTATTTTTGAATTCAGTAGTATTATTTACTTCGTGAACTACTAATCCATATTTTTCACTTTCCATCAGGTCCACTCCCACTATGTCCCCCTTAAAAATTTTTGACGATTTTATACAAATATCTTCCAACTCCGTCGTAATGGGACAAGGAGAAGCGTGACCACCTAATGCCATGTTAGTCTTCCACTCATTGTTCCCGGAATATCTGTAGATCGCGGCCACAACTTCGTCCCCTATTACGATGGCACGTATATCCCTAGGTGGTCTTTTTATGAATTCTTCGAAATAATTAATGTGATAAATAGGAAACATATGTTCTCTATCTTCCAAGACTGCCTTTACTGCTTCCTCATCGTTTAGTAATCCAATTAGTCGCCCCCAACTTCCTACGGTGGGCTTAATTACTATGGGATACCCAAATTTTTTGGCGGCTTCGATAGATGAACTAGTACTGAATGCACACATTGCATTCGGTGTCTGTATTCCATTTTTTTGAAGTTCTATATGAGAAATTAATTTATTACCGCACATAAAAGACGTATACAATGAGTTAATCATTCTTGCACCTAATCCTTCTAGTCCGGCCGTTGAATGCAAACTTCTAAAATAGCTTATACATCGCTGTAAAATTACTCTATCCTTGAATCTTTTTGAATCTTCATTTAGAAAAAGTACAAGGTCTCTGCAATCAATAAGCCTTAGGTCTATTTGATTTTGCTTCGCTTTTTCAATGATAGATTTCTCCTCCCAACGAATATTGTCAAATAAGATATAGAGAGAAGATTTATCTTCTTCTATATTTATTGTCCCCAATCTTCTCCAACTACTTGCGCAGGCTTTATACTGAATTCGTCACCAGATTTTACCAATTCAAAACTTTCTCCACAGTCAGGACAGGTAACGATTTCACCTTGCATCGAGTCAGCTGGTATTGGAATTTCCGCATCACATTCCTTACAATTAACTTTTGCCATTTTCTTATTCCTTATTAGTTTTGACATAATCCTCATTAAGTATTTTTCTCTCTAATTTTTCGTCCAAAAATAGCTCCAAAATATCACCCATCCGCAACTCTTTCAAACCCTTGGCCAAGGACTCTGCGTTTTCTTTGCTGGAATCCAGACCTAAAAGGGACAACAAATAGGCCGAACCATTTTTTCCGGACAACTCACCAAATACTATTTTACGACGATTCCCTACTTGTTTTGGTTCAATAATTTCATATGCGGATGGATTTCTCAAGATAGCTGCTAGGTGGGTGCCTGCTTTATGTTTATAAGCACTATCTCCCACAAGCGGTTTTGATTCATGTATTGCAATCCTTGTGTAATCTGATATGGTTCGAGACAAGTCCTTCAGCAGGTGTAATCTAAAACTGTTATTGGATTTGTAAATTAGATTCAAGGCAACGGCAGTTTCAGCTAATGTAGGAATCCCGGTCCGTTCACCCAGCCCATCAATAGTTGTGTGAATTTGATCAGCTCCTCCGTCACACCCTGATAACGCATTGGAAAGTGCCAAGCCTACATCATTATGACAATGTACATCTAAAGAGGTTTTAGAGTTGTCTATATTGTCGTGTACCATTTTAACTAAGTTATACATCCCTCGTGGTCTCATGATCCCGACAGTATCAGGGATACTAATTCTTTCTATTCCTCTCTGATTCATCTCTCTACACATTTCCAACAAAAATTCGGGATCCGTCCTGCTTGCGTCTTCCATAGTAAACCGCGATTTTAGGCCATGAGATTTGATATAATCAACCACTTCAAGTGCCCTCTGTTTTGCCTCTTCTCTCGATATCCGAAGCTTTGCTAACAAATGAATATCAGAAATTCCCATGTATGTTGCAACCCAATTAGTATCACAATCTAATGCCTTATCTACGTCAGATTTTATTGATCTTACATGCGCTACAATGTCAGCTTTTAAACCCTGCTTCATGATTATTTTTGTTGCTTCGTGATGATCGGGCGAAACAATCGGACTAATTTCTATCTGATCTACGCCAAAGGAATCTAACATCCAAGCTATTTGGATTCTTTGTTTAATGGAGAATGATACACCTGGATGCTGTTCTCCTTCTCTAAGGGTAGAATCCAGAATTTTGATTTTCTTCTTATCTTTCTCGGAATCATTATACTGATGAGCGAAATAGTTAGGGTCATCTGTTTTTAGTGACATTAGATGTATAATATTACTATAATCGGTTATTTAATTTATGTTTTCGTTAAAAAGTAAATCTAATCAACTATATAATGTCTTATGACAAAAAAAACATGGCTGTTAAGTTTCAATTGTCATTTTGCTTATGAGTTAAGCGGATATTGAAAACAATAATCAAAGATAGATAACTCAACTTAATTTAGGCTTCCCAACGTCCTCAATATTATCACCGTATTAGTATCAGATACGCCATCAATTTTCCGTATTTCATCAATATACGAGTTTATTTCTAAGATAGTTGGAGCTACTATTATGGTTGCTATATCATATTGACCGGTTATCTCGTATACGATCTCCACACCTTTGAGCTTTAATAACTGGTCAGACACCTTAGATGTATCCGCTACAGAGCTTACCGAAATTAGTGTTATGGCACTCGTTTTATTTGAAGGACCCATGTCTATTGTAAATTTTCGTATCACACCAGTGTCTTGCAAGTTTTTTACTCTGCGACGAACGGCAGATTCAGACATTCCAATTGAATTTGCGATCTCAACAAACGACTTGCGTGAATCACTTTTCAGTAATCCTATTATTTTCTCATCTATACTATTCAAATTATCAGCCAAATCGTCTCTTCTCCTCGTTATAAATTAGCTTTTCAATTAATTCCAGAGACTTGTTCACTTCTTCTTCTTTCATGACTATTGGAGGTAGCAATCTTAAAATGTTTCTACCTGAATAAAGCAATAAGATACCGTTTTTAATACCATCAAGCAGGATCTCCTTCACATCAAACCTCATTTCTACGCCTAGCATCATTCCAAGTCCTCTAACCTCACGAACAATCTTGTATTTTTCTTTAATTTCCAAAAGACCCGACTTAAAAATCCGGCCCATTGTTTCAGAGTTTGAAACGAGATTATCCTCAGCTAATGAATCTATCGTTGCAGAACCTGCTGCGCAGGCTAATGGATTTCCGGCAAAAGTAGAAGAATGTTCCCCGACCTTCAGGCAGTCCAAAATTTCAGAACGCATGACTGTGAGTCCCATTGGAACACCACCTGCGATTCCTTTTGCCAAGCACATTATGTCAGGCTCAACATCCCAATGCTCCCCCGCCCACATTTTTCCAGTTCGCCCTAACCCAGACTGAATCTCATCAAAAATAAGTACCAAATCATTTTCATTGCAAATATTCCTAATTTCTTTAAGAAAATCGGGAGGGGGCATAATGATTCCCGTTTCACCTTGAATAGGCTCTACTATTACCGCACCTATCTTTTGATTTGTCGTTGTCACAATCTCTGAAATTGTGTTTGATTCAGAATATGGAATGAATTGCATATTCTCCAATAAGGGTAAAAATGACTTTCTATATTTCTCATTATAGGTTACAGATAGAGATCCGAAAGTCTTTCCATGATACCCACCATTTAGGGCTAAAACGCCGGGCTTGCCAGTGTACTTTCTAGAAAATTTTAAGGCAGCCTCTACAGATTCAGTTCCACTATTTGTGAAAAAGGTTTTTTGTAAATTCTTTGGAGCTATTTTGGAGAACTTTTTAAGAAAATTAAAGCGGACGTCATTATACACAGACATGTGACATGTAATTAAATTTTGGGCCTGACTAGTTATTGCCTTTACGACCCTATCATTGCAATGGCCTACCAAAGCCACCCCATATCCACCCATACAATCTAGATATTCTTTACCATTGATATCCCAAACTTTACATCCTTTTCCTTTTGTGATATTAACAGGGAACCTCTGATACAAATCCCCGACAAAGGACTCTTCATTCTCTACACCTTGCATCATGAGATCACGGTACAATTCTTATTTTTAAGAGCAGACATTATAGGATTTTGTATTGAACCAGAGGCTATTATAGCTTTTTTTACACCCATTGATAGAGCTTCTGTGCAAGCAAGCACTTTTTTTTCCATCCCCGGTCCAATTTTGGGAAGGATGTTTTTTGCTTCCTCTAGCGAAAGACTAGATACTAATTGATCATCCAGCATAAGCCCATTCACATTGGTAATGAAGATTACCACATCCGATTGTAACGCTCCGGCTACATTGGCCGCTGCCCGATCGCCGTCTATATTCAGAAATTCAAATTCATCGCTAATGGCTATCGGAGAAATAACTGGCACATAATCGTTATCTAGTAAGCAATTTATTAATTTGGGATTTACTCTTGAAACTTTTCCAGTGAACCCTCCTTCGATTAACATTTTTCTTCCCTTTTCATTTAATATCATCAATTTGTTTTTACGATCTGCCTTAATCATTCCTCCATCAATGCCAGTTATACCTACAGACGCTATACCTTTACTTTCAAGCATCGCAGTAATGTTTTTACTAATCTTCCCTGACATTACCATTGTATAAATCATAGCAGTCTCTTTATCGGTATATCTACTACGTTTACCAGCCGGGGACATTATGAACTTCTGTTCCTTTCCCATACTGTTTGCTATATTAGTAACATCCTTACCGCCCCCATGAACTATTACAACTTTTTGTTCTTTTACTAATTCACTAAAATCATCTAAGATAGAAGGGTTTAATCCCCCCACTATGCTTCCTCCTATTTTGATAACAATCATACTGGAGTAACTGGAGTGAATTTTAGTCCGGTCATTTCATCAAATCCTGACATTACGTTAAGGTTTTGAATTGCTGAGCCTGCCGCACCTTTCATTAGATTATCAGAAGCAGACATTGCTACGATTCGTTTATTATCTTCATCCAAGTCGAACCCAACATCGCAAAAATTAGATGCTATCACAAACTTCGGATCTGGAAATTTGTATATACCATTCTTGTCTCTTATTAACCTCACGAAGGATTCATCTTTGTACGAATTCCTATACATTTTCCACAGTTCTAACTCACTTAGATCTTTATTTAAAAATGCATGATTAGTGGTCAATATCCCCCTCACCATATTAACGGCATGAGGAGTCATACTAACATGAATTTTCTTGCCGCCCAACAAACTTAGCTCCTGTTCTATTTCGCCGGTATGACGATGTTTGGCTGGTTTATAAGGACGGATAACTCCATAACGCATGGCATGATGTGTTGCAGAATTTGCCTGTGCGCCTGCGCCTGATGAGCCTATCTTACTATCCACCACAAGATGCTCGGTATCAATCACGTCATTCTCAATTAATGGTTTTAACGCGAGAAGGGAAGTAACAGCCATACAGCCAGGACATGAAACCAGTTTTGCATTTTTGATTTGATCGCGATGAAATTCTGGAACTCCATAAACCGACTTTGAAAGCATTTCAGGACAAGGATGTTCCCATCCATACCATTTAACATAATCCTCTGGATTCTTCAATCTAAAATCGGCAGAAAGATCAATTATTTTGACACCCCTCTTAAAAAGTTCGTTAACGATTTTATTAGATTTACCATGAGGAACAGAAACAAAAACTATTTCACATTCGTCAGTCAATTTGTCAAGATTAAGATCTGAAAATGTTAAATTAATAAAACTTTTTAGACTTGGATGAATTCTATGCACATATTCACCTACTCTTTGTCTCGATGTAACCATCGATATCTCCACCTTAGGATGAGTTACTAACAGCCGCAGCAACTCTCCACCCACAAAACCTGAAGCTCCTATAACTCCAATTTTCATTTAGAATTCCTCAATGTATATTCATTTACCTCCCTTTCAAATAAAAAGTATTTATCGACAATGAATTTCATAAATAATAAATCGTTCAATAATCCTCATTTAAATTTTTTGTCGATTGTAGTTATTCCTATCTTTTGTTACAATCCTTTACATATTCAATAATCATATCGGCAATATCAATTCCAGTAGCTAAACTTGCTCCCCTAAACTCCACGGTATTATTTATTTCGTGCACTAATAGTCCCCGTTTTTGATCTTCCATCATATCTATACCTAGAACACCTGTACCTACCACTCGTGCGGCCTTTATAGCTAATTCCTCCAACTCGGAAGTGATTTCAATTAATTCAGCCTTTCCGCCTTTGGCTACATTCGTCCGCCATTCATCATCAGATGAATATCT is from Candidatus Nitrosocosmicus arcticus and encodes:
- a CDS encoding metallophosphoesterase family protein; translation: MDNLFSVFDYTLEESRELIENITSIHNDQKLQGFFSNIGMSSGDYLNFQMPDNLVVVGDLHGDFTSLEKIMNKINYEDYLKTESNILILLGDYIDRGNYSMEVLLFLCCIKSSFPNNMFMLRGNHEAYHRFPFSAFDFLRDLQNKFDDSGKTLYTNTMVPFFDSLSGICEIKGFSLLVHGGLPVVEDIEFFRNYKFKLSDMKSDDGLLEEILWNDPREFTGRDWQASNRGLGKYFGINITKNWLNHTNTKLIIRGHEPCMGYKFNHDNKVMTLFSSKDPYPKFESSYLEISKKQMEALELTLDIKEFVHGI
- a CDS encoding aminotransferase class III-fold pyridoxal phosphate-dependent enzyme encodes the protein MQGVENEESFVGDLYQRFPVNITKGKGCKVWDINGKEYLDCMGGYGVALVGHCNDRVVKAITSQAQNLITCHMSVYNDVRFNFLKKFSKIAPKNLQKTFFTNSGTESVEAALKFSRKYTGKPGVLALNGGYHGKTFGSLSVTYNEKYRKSFLPLLENMQFIPYSESNTISEIVTTTNQKIGAVIVEPIQGETGIIMPPPDFLKEIRNICNENDLVLIFDEIQSGLGRTGKMWAGEHWDVEPDIMCLAKGIAGGVPMGLTVMRSEILDCLKVGEHSSTFAGNPLACAAGSATIDSLAEDNLVSNSETMGRIFKSGLLEIKEKYKIVREVRGLGMMLGVEMRFDVKEILLDGIKNGILLLYSGRNILRLLPPIVMKEEEVNKSLELIEKLIYNEEKRRFG
- the lysX gene encoding lysine biosynthesis protein LysX — encoded protein: MGTINIEEDKSSLYILFDNIRWEEKSIIEKAKQNQIDLRLIDCRDLVLFLNEDSKRFKDRVILQRCISYFRSLHSTAGLEGLGARMINSLYTSFMCGNKLISHIELQKNGIQTPNAMCAFSTSSSIEAAKKFGYPIVIKPTVGSWGRLIGLLNDEEAVKAVLEDREHMFPIYHINYFEEFIKRPPRDIRAIVIGDEVVAAIYRYSGNNEWKTNMALGGHASPCPITTELEDICIKSSKIFKGDIVGVDLMESEKYGLVVHEVNNTTEFKNTVRVTGVDIPGLIVDYMVNILKK
- a CDS encoding M20/M25/M40 family metallo-hydrolase, giving the protein MVSPNFAIELLKNTLEIYTPSRSESQLANFLKDTCMDLGFETANIDSVGNMVAVRGNGEPIILLCGHMDTVPGNIPVRLEGDYLYGRGASDAKAPLVSMLLAAADFPKQAGTIIFAAVVDEEGNATGIKNLVKDTTLNPDYAIFGEPSGIENITISYKGRLEIRLMCDVDNSAHASAPWLSLNAIDEIYHVWKELKSVFRNQAITNGKNKADQISYSVTEINGGTSHNVTPQKCRITIDIRIPTNLSCDKVLELIDRRINEVKDFIKGVKIKYRVEDKTDPFQANVSSPLVRALVLSILDQRKKRPLLLKKTGTGDMNILGNVLNIPVVTYGPGDPHSSHTIDEKVFVPDYLTGIEIYKAALLNMVRLHKNLQEKSNSNS
- the argC gene encoding N-acetyl-gamma-glutamyl-phosphate reductase yields the protein MKIGVIGASGFVGGELLRLLVTHPKVEISMVTSRQRVGEYVHRIHPSLKSFINLTFSDLNLDKLTDECEIVFVSVPHGKSNKIVNELFKRGVKIIDLSADFRLKNPEDYVKWYGWEHPCPEMLSKSVYGVPEFHRDQIKNAKLVSCPGCMAVTSLLALKPLIENDVIDTEHLVVDSKIGSSGAGAQANSATHHAMRYGVIRPYKPAKHRHTGEIEQELSLLGGKKIHVSMTPHAVNMVRGILTTNHAFLNKDLSELELWKMYRNSYKDESFVRLIRDKNGIYKFPDPKFVIASNFCDVGFDLDEDNKRIVAMSASDNLMKGAAGSAIQNLNVMSGFDEMTGLKFTPVTPV
- a CDS encoding LeuA family protein, whose translation is MSLKTDDPNYFAHQYNDSEKDKKKIKILDSTLREGEQHPGVSFSIKQRIQIAWMLDSFGVDQIEISPIVSPDHHEATKIIMKQGLKADIVAHVRSIKSDVDKALDCDTNWVATYMGISDIHLLAKLRISREEAKQRALEVVDYIKSHGLKSRFTMEDASRTDPEFLLEMCREMNQRGIERISIPDTVGIMRPRGMYNLVKMVHDNIDNSKTSLDVHCHNDVGLALSNALSGCDGGADQIHTTIDGLGERTGIPTLAETAVALNLIYKSNNSFRLHLLKDLSRTISDYTRIAIHESKPLVGDSAYKHKAGTHLAAILRNPSAYEIIEPKQVGNRRKIVFGELSGKNGSAYLLSLLGLDSSKENAESLAKGLKELRMGDILELFLDEKLERKILNEDYVKTNKE
- the lysM gene encoding HTH-type transcriptional regulator LysM; protein product: MADNLNSIDEKIIGLLKSDSRKSFVEIANSIGMSESAVRRRVKNLQDTGVIRKFTIDMGPSNKTSAITLISVSSVADTSKVSDQLLKLKGVEIVYEITGQYDIATIIVAPTILEINSYIDEIRKIDGVSDTNTVIILRTLGSLN
- a CDS encoding RAD55 family ATPase, translated to MSENNRNTVNDDNNSINNTDFDRPRRSKRNTVGHLPSELLKFVKNESYSLLIKGKPGTGKTTFALTLLDNLNDDSNYFYISTRLSLKQLLFYYPWVEKFFSKDENKSGYRFEDARLDEPESLFERITNQLMDVKSPVIIIDTWDTIASFMDRESRLNNERVLQIWRERAGAKLIFLSETFDLGILDSIVDGVITLDNIIFESTNNRQLTINKLRGLPIKCSSYSYSLYNGVFYTSDLVKDLNLFSAFEKIKPFYERSNLTVSKPSNKSKSKTFDFDVKELFIENNFISIFVRNDINNEVLISLLLKPLCFWMNKTNNKMMLNNFGPDFKFLCEKILSYHLSAEKVRDKLLKQEIDFAGSSGILRDSYEKEGLHGGDNRINLEKLKHTIKLSSETSTNSKQYNSIPFQDETNILNILNASNLLSLINDESFLDVLQDSFATNVIIVKHPERNLNLHFLEKGIHFKMNLVGKNILIQLVNNDIILFETIIDSSHLFVEWRPVL
- the lysW/argW gene encoding alpha-aminoadipate/glutamate carrier protein LysW, producing MAKVNCKECDAEIPIPADSMQGEIVTCPDCGESFELVKSGDEFSIKPAQVVGEDWGQ
- the dph5 gene encoding diphthine synthase is translated as MLYIIGIGINEFESLSLGSMEILKNSDIVYVERFTGFISDEFVKNLSYILRNTSGSRSTNDIEIKFIKRWFIEDGREILKNARNSNVCILVYGDPLVATTYNELLVRARKQSIEFKVVHSSSGILSLMGESGLQPYKFGKMVTMMDDPMSSITVYNTIYENMCLGLHTLILTEYNNDDGKNNFQSSSNPFFLSPSRVIDLLLEREKEIKLLNLSVETYGLVATKIGHKESTFSSGKIKSLLKLEYDGGPNSIIIPGKLHFTEVDSIKYLTSMFDDPTDNTERISRLAHRMLNKYIPNTKAAVDNMYQLIKTELSGLSKDYTPVIENAENYLLDAQIFYNQGKLELAILSVGYAEGLIDSIRFQKNMNPW
- a CDS encoding [LysW]-aminoadipate/[LysW]-glutamate kinase encodes the protein MIVIKIGGSIVGGLNPSILDDFSELVKEQKVVIVHGGGKDVTNIANSMGKEQKFIMSPAGKRSRYTDKETAMIYTMVMSGKISKNITAMLESKGIASVGITGIDGGMIKADRKNKLMILNEKGRKMLIEGGFTGKVSRVNPKLINCLLDNDYVPVISPIAISDEFEFLNIDGDRAAANVAGALQSDVVIFITNVNGLMLDDQLVSSLSLEEAKNILPKIGPGMEKKVLACTEALSMGVKKAIIASGSIQNPIMSALKNKNCTVIS